The genomic stretch CGGTGGAGCGGGGCACAGCGTCGCCAGCGGCGGGCGGCACAGGATCATACCCGCCTTGTGCGAACGGATGGCAGCGGCATAGACGTTTTGCCGCAAGATAACTGCCGTAACCGGGCCCATGGGCGAGCACGGCATCGCGCGCGTAGTCGGAACAGGTCGGGAGAAAACGGCATTGCGCGCCCACAAACGGGCTGAACGCCACTTTGTAGATGCGCAGCAGAATCAGCAGCACGCGCGTCATGGCGTGCTCCCAACAGTGGGCTGGGACGGTGCGGCCGAAGGAGGGGCTGGCAATGGACGCGCGGCGACCTCGAACAGATGCACCAGCTCTTCGCGGCAGATGCGCTTGAAGGCCGCCACGGTGGGCACGTCTTGGCGCGGAAACTTTGCCTGCAAGCGGATCAGCACGTCGCGCCCGCCGAGCAACGGCTGCCGCAGGCGAAACAACTCGCGGCACTGACGCTTGATGAGGTTGCGCTCGACAGCGCGTTTGGCGAATT from Ralstonia pickettii encodes the following:
- the rnpA gene encoding ribonuclease P protein component codes for the protein MGLHAYPKAARLTKTDEFSSVFALRPVRRSRHFVLYVRANGAAQARLGVVIGKKFAKRAVERNLIKRQCRELFRLRQPLLGGRDVLIRLQAKFPRQDVPTVAAFKRICREELVHLFEVAARPLPAPPSAAPSQPTVGSTP